In methanogenic archaeon ISO4-H5, the following are encoded in one genomic region:
- a CDS encoding transcription initiation factor TFIIB Tfb: MVREKEKQETIEVCPECGSRHIVRDYERAELVCEDCGLVLDDNFIDQGAEWRAFDSEQSDKRARTGSAMTFTIHDKGLSTEISWKNKDSYGKSIPTRNRAQMYRLRKWQKRVRVSNATERNLAAALSELERLSSAMGLPRNVRETAALIYRKAVQKNLIRGRSIEGVVASSVYAACRQCGVPRTLDEVSDFSRIKRKEIGRTYRFMTRELKLKLLPTKPQDYIQRFCSELKLSGNTQNKAIEILKDATDKELTSGRGPTGVAAASIYIASILTNERRTQREVADVAGVTEVTIRNRYKELNEKLGMEITL; encoded by the coding sequence ATGGTTAGGGAGAAAGAAAAACAAGAGACCATTGAAGTATGCCCCGAGTGCGGAAGCCGCCACATTGTACGTGACTACGAGAGGGCCGAACTTGTCTGTGAAGACTGCGGATTGGTCCTCGATGACAACTTCATCGACCAGGGTGCCGAATGGAGGGCATTTGACTCTGAGCAGAGTGATAAAAGGGCCCGTACGGGTTCCGCAATGACCTTTACCATCCACGACAAGGGACTCTCAACCGAGATCTCTTGGAAGAACAAGGACTCCTACGGAAAGTCCATCCCCACCAGGAACAGGGCCCAGATGTACAGGCTCAGGAAATGGCAGAAGAGGGTCCGTGTCTCCAACGCAACCGAGAGGAACCTCGCAGCAGCACTTTCAGAGCTGGAGAGGCTGTCCTCCGCCATGGGACTCCCCAGGAACGTCAGGGAGACCGCCGCGCTCATCTACAGGAAAGCAGTCCAGAAGAACCTCATCAGGGGAAGGTCCATCGAAGGCGTCGTCGCCTCCTCCGTCTATGCGGCATGCAGGCAGTGCGGTGTCCCCAGGACCCTCGACGAGGTTTCCGACTTCAGCAGGATCAAGAGGAAGGAGATCGGAAGGACCTACAGGTTCATGACCCGTGAGCTCAAACTCAAGCTCCTGCCCACCAAGCCCCAGGATTACATCCAGAGGTTCTGCTCCGAGCTGAAGCTCAGCGGTAACACCCAGAACAAGGCGATCGAGATCCTCAAGGACGCCACCGACAAGGAACTCACCTCCGGAAGGGGACCCACCGGTGTCGCAGCAGCTTCCATCTACATCGCGTCCATCCTCACCAACGAGAGGAGGACCCAGAGGGAGGTCGCCGATGTGGCAGGTGTCACCGAGGTCACCATCAGGAACCGTTACAAAGAGCTCAACGAGAAGCTCGGAATGGAAATCACCCTTTGA
- a CDS encoding tRNA-dihydrouridine synthase DusA produces the protein MWHLGVLNIDGPVVLGPMSGYTSAAYREFMRPFGVSLSYTEMVSDQGLKYGGRQTMSFLDFRSEGTTGVQLFGHVPDDLLEAAKKALEINDSLAFVDINMGCPVPKVNRTGAGSALMKDPALCGDIVRKLKMNLDVPVTVKIRLGWTGSTVNFMDVIREVEAAGVDAVCIHPRTRDERYTGKPHYDLVENLREEMSVPLIISGNIYSLEDAISARRTTGADAVMLARGGIGNPLLVTQIDRFFRYGERLPNPTVRKQAELCLQLADMLIEENGEDIAMRRMRSFAPHFFSGCYRGKAYRNMLATGITDRNSLTDMLGKIVDKIGDDTIGNDGRCETAEF, from the coding sequence ATGTGGCATCTCGGAGTTCTGAACATCGACGGACCTGTCGTCCTGGGGCCCATGTCGGGATACACCAGTGCAGCATACCGTGAGTTCATGAGGCCTTTCGGGGTTTCTTTATCGTATACCGAGATGGTCTCCGACCAGGGTCTGAAGTACGGCGGAAGGCAGACCATGAGTTTCCTCGACTTCCGTTCCGAAGGGACTACGGGAGTACAGCTCTTCGGCCATGTGCCAGACGACCTTCTTGAGGCTGCTAAGAAGGCTTTAGAGATCAATGATTCATTGGCTTTCGTGGATATCAACATGGGATGTCCCGTGCCCAAGGTGAACCGTACCGGAGCGGGTTCCGCTCTGATGAAAGACCCTGCTCTCTGTGGGGATATCGTCCGCAAACTGAAGATGAATCTCGATGTGCCAGTGACCGTGAAGATCCGTCTCGGGTGGACCGGTTCCACTGTCAATTTCATGGATGTCATCAGAGAGGTGGAAGCCGCGGGAGTCGATGCCGTATGCATCCACCCCCGTACCCGGGACGAGCGTTACACCGGGAAGCCCCATTACGATCTCGTGGAGAATCTGCGTGAGGAGATGTCCGTCCCTCTCATCATCTCAGGCAACATTTACTCTCTCGAGGATGCCATATCCGCCCGCCGGACCACCGGGGCCGATGCTGTCATGCTTGCACGCGGAGGCATCGGGAATCCCCTTCTTGTGACGCAGATTGACCGTTTCTTCAGATACGGCGAGCGGTTACCCAACCCCACCGTGAGGAAGCAGGCCGAGTTATGCCTGCAGCTGGCGGATATGCTTATCGAGGAGAACGGGGAGGATATCGCCATGCGCCGCATGCGCAGTTTCGCTCCTCATTTCTTCTCTGGCTGTTACCGCGGGAAGGCCTACCGCAATATGTTAGCAACCGGGATTACAGACAGGAACAGCTTGACTGACATGTTAGGAAAGATCGTCGACAAGATAGGCGACGACACAATCGGCAACGACGGACGCTGCGAAACTGCTGAATTCTGA
- a CDS encoding adhesin-like protein, which translates to MNIYLARSNSDSIRGSRTRELAAIAIAFVMMAVGCLVLTNLSDSSSALPGTNSCGDSLTWSYDSGSKTLTITGTGAMTDYTDHGPWYDYANEMKIIFVEEGCTHIGNNAFRGLGGVNSVTLPATSLQSIGNGAFLACYLVTEFNLGKNVSSIGSEAFASCADLRKITVNAENTHFCDVDGVLFDKDKKTILKFPDRKFLTDQYTIPAGVLTVTSDSFQGNQCLHNVTIPSSVTTIQPNAFKNCTWLENFTVDAGNSAYSSQDGVLFDKAKTELISYPMYNSRSSYTVPDTVTTLSANAFYADFYLESIILPANLQHIGGHAFELTQSLKSITIPEKATDLGEALFANSWVQSATIDAKVETLPTLMFEYCSYLTEVKMPATLKSTGESAFLSCSALTSVSIPASVTAISDGTFEECSALSTVHFPASLKTIEQNAFKGCTALPQNFSIPDGPTSIGISAFEGCTSLRFVTLPVTVKTLDGSFIGCSGMEGISLPDGLTTIGSMTFKDCNSLCYMVIPEGVTQILDKAFDGCNHMSAIYIPTTVTTFGEELFDCGFFDGETELTMQQTVGKVFSHIYDKYQQTSGILFDSMGGSPVWPSTGDAGAQAPKPLDPTKAGYKFAGWFADKECTTPYVIDKIPTGSTFVYAKWDKVSIRPPVNDDSPAPYGIPMAILGAAIVGLALYAIAASLRRP; encoded by the coding sequence ATGAACATTTACCTGGCCAGAAGCAATTCGGACAGTATCCGCGGTTCCCGCACCAGGGAATTGGCCGCCATCGCGATAGCGTTCGTGATGATGGCTGTCGGATGTCTAGTTCTTACAAACCTTTCCGACTCCTCCTCCGCACTTCCCGGCACTAACAGCTGCGGTGACAGTCTCACTTGGAGCTACGACAGCGGCTCCAAAACCCTCACCATTACCGGTACCGGTGCCATGACCGACTATACGGATCACGGCCCCTGGTACGATTATGCCAACGAGATGAAGATCATCTTCGTGGAGGAAGGATGCACCCACATCGGCAATAACGCTTTCCGCGGCCTGGGAGGAGTCAACTCGGTAACCCTCCCCGCCACCAGCCTTCAGTCCATAGGGAACGGCGCCTTCTTAGCCTGCTACCTAGTGACCGAGTTCAACCTCGGGAAGAACGTCTCCTCCATCGGCAGCGAGGCCTTTGCGAGCTGTGCGGATCTCAGAAAAATCACCGTGAATGCGGAAAACACTCATTTCTGCGATGTCGACGGAGTCCTGTTCGACAAGGACAAGAAGACCATCCTCAAGTTCCCCGACAGGAAGTTCCTAACTGACCAATACACGATACCTGCCGGGGTCCTCACCGTCACTTCGGACTCCTTCCAGGGCAATCAGTGTCTGCACAACGTCACCATCCCCTCGAGTGTCACCACCATACAGCCCAATGCGTTCAAGAACTGCACATGGCTCGAGAACTTCACCGTGGACGCCGGAAATTCCGCCTATTCCTCTCAGGACGGCGTCCTGTTCGACAAGGCAAAGACCGAGCTGATCTCATACCCCATGTATAACAGCAGGTCCTCCTACACCGTTCCGGATACGGTCACCACGCTGAGTGCCAACGCGTTCTATGCGGACTTCTACCTTGAGTCTATCATCCTGCCCGCCAACCTGCAGCACATCGGAGGACATGCCTTCGAGCTTACCCAGAGCCTGAAGAGCATTACCATCCCCGAAAAGGCGACGGACCTGGGAGAGGCGCTCTTCGCCAACTCATGGGTCCAGTCGGCGACCATCGATGCCAAGGTGGAGACCCTCCCCACTCTGATGTTCGAATACTGCTCCTATCTGACCGAAGTAAAGATGCCTGCCACCCTGAAGAGCACCGGGGAATCCGCATTCCTGAGCTGCTCGGCCCTGACTTCCGTCAGCATCCCTGCCTCGGTCACCGCCATCAGCGATGGCACGTTCGAGGAATGCAGTGCCCTTTCGACAGTTCATTTCCCCGCCTCACTGAAGACCATAGAGCAGAATGCCTTCAAAGGCTGCACCGCACTCCCTCAGAACTTCTCCATCCCCGATGGTCCGACCAGTATCGGCATATCCGCATTCGAGGGATGCACCAGCCTGAGGTTCGTGACCCTGCCCGTCACCGTGAAGACCCTCGACGGATCCTTCATCGGATGTTCCGGCATGGAGGGCATCAGCCTGCCCGACGGCCTCACCACCATCGGTTCCATGACCTTCAAGGACTGCAACAGCCTGTGCTACATGGTGATACCCGAAGGTGTCACCCAGATCCTGGACAAGGCTTTCGACGGCTGCAACCATATGAGCGCCATTTACATCCCCACCACCGTGACCACCTTCGGCGAAGAACTGTTCGACTGCGGTTTCTTCGACGGAGAGACAGAGCTGACCATGCAGCAAACCGTCGGCAAGGTCTTCTCGCACATATACGACAAATACCAGCAGACGTCCGGAATCCTGTTCGATTCCATGGGCGGATCCCCCGTGTGGCCCTCCACCGGCGATGCCGGCGCCCAGGCCCCCAAGCCCTTGGATCCGACCAAGGCCGGATACAAATTCGCAGGATGGTTCGCCGACAAGGAGTGCACCACCCCCTACGTCATCGACAAGATCCCCACCGGCAGCACCTTCGTGTACGCCAAGTGGGACAAGGTCAGTATCAGACCCCCGGTGAACGACGACAGCCCTGCACCCTACGGCATCCCCATGGCGATCCTCGGAGCCGCCATTGTCGGCCTGGCGCTGTACGCAATCGCAGCCTCCCTGCGCCGTCCCTGA
- a CDS encoding MFS transporter: MATISQRIESIPMTRTTWVILMLVGVGWMFDAMDQGMVSGVIASIGTDWDLSKYQLSWLTSSGIFGMMIGAALSGAISDRLGRRTVILYTLLIYSIGSFLCGLATEYWMLIVFRFITGFGLGGELPAAATLVSELSPLKSRGRNVVILESFWAWGWLAASLVAFLLIPSHGWRIAFFVGAVPALLAAALRFKVPESPRFLEVNGRREEAEKVVSGLERAAGIEPCPDDSSSEVSESKPWYEEFRLLWSKENLRSTAVVWVIWFGVNFGYYGFVLWTPTFLTEQGFDIVKSFGYTVIMCLAQLPGYFSAAYLIERWGRKPTLILYFAGTAVASWFFGHADSEMMILAFGCLLYFFALGAWGAVYSYTPEVYPTDVRGSGNGWASAFGRVGAFIAPFIVPVLYKSYGSDQGFVLVFVVLALAFAAVAVVVALFGRETKGESLRDISR, encoded by the coding sequence ATGGCAACCATCTCACAGCGCATCGAATCGATACCCATGACCCGCACCACCTGGGTCATCCTAATGCTGGTGGGTGTGGGATGGATGTTCGACGCCATGGACCAGGGCATGGTCAGCGGGGTCATCGCCTCCATCGGCACCGACTGGGACCTTTCCAAGTACCAGCTCAGCTGGCTGACCAGCTCCGGAATCTTCGGAATGATGATCGGCGCCGCCCTCTCCGGAGCCATCTCCGACAGATTGGGAAGGCGCACCGTCATCCTCTATACGCTTCTGATCTACAGCATCGGAAGCTTCCTGTGCGGATTGGCCACCGAATACTGGATGCTGATCGTCTTCCGTTTCATCACCGGCTTCGGATTGGGAGGGGAGCTGCCTGCGGCGGCCACCCTCGTCAGCGAGCTGTCCCCCCTGAAGTCCAGGGGAAGGAACGTGGTCATCCTCGAGAGCTTCTGGGCCTGGGGATGGTTGGCTGCCTCCCTCGTGGCGTTCCTGCTGATTCCCTCGCACGGATGGCGCATCGCGTTCTTCGTCGGTGCGGTCCCCGCTCTCTTAGCGGCGGCCCTCCGTTTCAAGGTCCCCGAGTCCCCCAGGTTCCTGGAGGTCAACGGGAGGAGGGAGGAGGCGGAGAAGGTCGTCTCCGGACTCGAGAGGGCGGCCGGCATAGAACCCTGCCCTGACGATTCATCCTCCGAGGTCAGCGAGAGCAAGCCCTGGTACGAGGAGTTCAGGCTCCTCTGGAGCAAGGAGAACCTCCGCTCCACCGCCGTCGTTTGGGTGATATGGTTCGGCGTGAACTTCGGCTACTACGGATTCGTCCTGTGGACTCCCACCTTCCTGACCGAGCAGGGATTCGACATCGTCAAGAGCTTCGGATACACCGTTATCATGTGTCTGGCACAGCTGCCCGGATACTTCAGCGCAGCATATCTGATCGAGAGGTGGGGACGCAAACCTACTCTAATCCTTTACTTCGCCGGTACCGCCGTCGCATCGTGGTTCTTCGGCCACGCAGACTCGGAGATGATGATCCTCGCCTTCGGATGCCTGCTGTACTTCTTCGCCCTCGGAGCCTGGGGAGCCGTATACTCCTACACCCCCGAGGTCTATCCCACCGATGTCCGCGGTTCCGGCAATGGCTGGGCATCCGCCTTCGGACGCGTGGGAGCGTTCATCGCGCCCTTCATCGTCCCCGTACTCTACAAGTCATACGGATCCGACCAGGGATTCGTCCTGGTGTTCGTGGTCCTGGCCCTGGCCTTCGCCGCCGTCGCTGTTGTGGTGGCCCTGTTCGGCAGGGAGACCAAGGGCGAGAGCCTCAGAGACATATCCAGATGA